A window of Desulfobacterales bacterium contains these coding sequences:
- a CDS encoding hydrogenase iron-sulfur subunit, translated as MTEDFEPTIVAFCCNYUGYSAADLAGSMRLNYPTSIRIIRVPCTGKVDVIHILRALEKGADGVAVVGCMEGDCHFKTGNFRARKRVEQAQKLLDIVGTGGERVQMYNLSSGEGPLFARYAEEMYENVKALGPNPIKKHKRKKDAA; from the coding sequence ATGACCGAAGATTTTGAACCCACTATCGTGGCCTTCTGCTGCAACTACTGAGGATATTCGGCTGCGGACCTGGCAGGTTCGATGCGACTGAATTATCCCACCAGCATCCGGATTATCCGGGTGCCCTGCACCGGTAAGGTGGATGTGATTCACATCCTGCGCGCCCTTGAAAAAGGCGCTGACGGCGTGGCCGTGGTTGGCTGCATGGAGGGGGACTGCCACTTTAAAACAGGCAATTTCAGGGCCAGAAAACGTGTGGAGCAGGCCCAGAAATTGCTCGATATTGTCGGGACCGGCGGTGAACGGGTGCAGATGTACAACCTCTCCTCCGGCGAGGGGCCCCTGTTTGCCCGATATGCCGAAGAGATGTATGAAAATGTTAAGGCCCTGGGGCCGAATCCGATCAAAAAACATAAGCGTAAAAAAGATGCTGCATAA
- a CDS encoding methylenetetrahydrofolate reductase — MQLKNKLAAGKFVLLAEIEPPKGVDVTHMLNSAGKAKEEVSAFVIPEMSNAVMRMSALGAAMMVQTKRMETIMQVSCRDRNRIALQADLLAAYACGIQNIMAVTGEDPSYGDHHQAAAVYDIDIDQLLGAIAALQTGKDMAGIELDGKPSFFVGAFANAGLSGSELDREIDAVKGKIDAGVRFLITPPLFDTESIQPFIEKLDRPDVFIIPTVLLLKSVGMARYMARNMSNVHIPDEMIKRIQKAPDKARECTRIAAETIRALKSKGFSGALIATIGWEDKLPEIISGIK; from the coding sequence CGCGGCCGGGAAATTTGTTCTGCTTGCTGAAATTGAACCGCCAAAAGGTGTGGATGTCACCCATATGCTAAACAGCGCGGGGAAAGCAAAAGAGGAGGTCAGCGCCTTTGTCATCCCGGAAATGAGCAATGCCGTGATGCGGATGAGCGCCCTGGGGGCGGCCATGATGGTTCAAACCAAACGCATGGAGACCATCATGCAGGTCTCATGCCGGGACCGAAACCGGATTGCCCTCCAGGCCGACCTTCTGGCTGCCTATGCCTGCGGTATCCAGAACATTATGGCGGTCACCGGCGAAGACCCCAGCTACGGGGATCATCATCAGGCAGCAGCCGTCTATGATATTGATATTGATCAGCTTTTGGGCGCCATTGCCGCATTGCAGACGGGAAAAGATATGGCCGGCATTGAACTTGACGGAAAGCCCTCATTTTTTGTCGGCGCTTTTGCCAATGCCGGGCTTTCCGGAAGCGAACTGGACCGGGAAATCGACGCGGTGAAAGGCAAAATCGATGCCGGTGTCCGGTTCCTGATCACCCCGCCGCTTTTTGACACCGAATCGATCCAGCCCTTTATCGAAAAACTGGACCGCCCGGACGTGTTTATTATTCCCACGGTCTTGCTCTTAAAATCCGTGGGCATGGCCCGCTATATGGCCCGCAACATGTCAAATGTCCATATTCCGGATGAGATGATCAAACGGATCCAGAAGGCGCCGGATAAAGCCCGGGAGTGCACGCGTATTGCCGCTGAAACGATAAGGGCGCTTAAATCCAAAGGATTCAGCGGCGCCTTGATCGCGACCATCGGCTGGGAAGATAAACTTCCGGAGATCATATCCGGAATTAAATAA
- a CDS encoding response regulator, whose protein sequence is MSDKKRILVVDDEPDFVSIVKKNLEKAGFDVEVAYDGVEGMEKVQANPPDAIVLDVMMPEKDGYKVCSELKRDEKYADIPILLLTAVADHVSSTRYSHYDGMSTEADDYLPKPASAEDILDSVQSLLNMS, encoded by the coding sequence ATGTCCGATAAAAAAAGAATTCTTGTTGTTGATGATGAACCGGATTTTGTCTCGATTGTGAAAAAGAACCTCGAAAAAGCGGGCTTTGACGTGGAAGTGGCCTATGACGGCGTGGAAGGTATGGAAAAAGTTCAGGCAAACCCGCCGGATGCGATTGTTCTGGATGTGATGATGCCTGAAAAAGACGGATATAAGGTTTGCTCGGAGCTCAAACGGGATGAGAAATATGCCGATATACCGATTCTGCTGCTGACGGCCGTGGCGGATCATGTCTCCTCCACCCGTTACTCCCACTATGACGGCATGAGCACCGAAGCCGATGACTACCTCCCCAAACCGGCATCAGCCGAGGATATTCTGGATTCTGTTCAAAGCCTGCTGAATATGAGCTGA
- a CDS encoding FAD-dependent oxidoreductase, whose translation MTQHSSSEQSPQPVGSVMVVGGGIAGMQSAIDLANSGYYVYLLEKSSAIGGMMSQLDKTFPTNDCAMUVISPKLVEVGRHLNIELKTGTEIMGLEGEPGHFKARIRQEPRYIDTSKCTSCGECTKVCPIEVSNEYDQGLSTRKAIYKKYAQAIPGAYAISKRGTAPCKATCPAHVSIQGYIALINEEKYEEALKLFKQDHPFPGICGRVCHHPCEGVCTRSDYDEPLAIRELHRFLADWENKQDNLYVPEIPEERTEKIAVIGSGPAGLSAAYFLRRQGYSVTVFEKLPTAGGMMAVGIPEYRLPGDILANEIKVIEDMGVAIQTGVSFGEDITLDSLKADGYSAVFLGIGLHGGRSLGIENEDAEGVLQGVDFLRDAAMGKETPLGNDVLVIGGGNVAIDVALTAKRKGAENVKMVCLERREEMPAWEHEIEDALEGEIEIVNSFGPKSFFIDKNNRFSGIEFKTCTAVFDENDRFSPQYDEDACQSFFGDTVIIAIGQKAELSGITEQNIPLSKPGGLEADPVTLQTPIEWVFAGGDAFYGPKSVVDAVACGREAAESIHRYINGLDLHENREKDWTYEKPDVIGEPHKPRVPVRCLDPEARECNFLEVSFGYDASEAQTEADRCLKCGICSECYQCVDACLAEAIDHSQTVLEEDLDVGSVILCPGNDVFDPSALEDIYHYQSSPNVVTSLEFERFLSASGPTMGHLVRPSDHTEPKRIAWLQCIGSRDTNRCGNGYCSSVCCMYAVKESMIAKEHSKAELDAVIFNMDIRTFGKDYEKYYLRAKDEAGVRFEKARVHTIDEIGDSGNLRLRYARENGELAEEEFDMVVLSVGLQVSESTIENARRLGVELDRYNFAVTSPFEPVSTSRPGVFACGVFQGPKDIPSSVTEASAAACAAGRNLAEGRFSKTKTVEIPEEIDVSGEAPRIGVFVCDCGINIAGVVDVPAVREYAESLPNVVYAGENLFTCSQDAQDQMKETLKEYNINRVVVSSCTPKTHEPIFMDTLEKCGINKYLFEMANIRNQDSWVHANDPEKATQKAKELVRMSVARAASLMPLKERQIPVTRRGMVIGGGVAGMNAALGIADQGYEVVLVEKEAELGGLANRLTQTIEGADIPAYIADLSQRVKNHQNIQVLTNSLIVDFSGFKGNFKTEVLVGPGMYERKIDHGALILATGADEYQPGEYLYGENPHVLTQIELGAKLEEEGAADNLDQVVMIQCVGSRNEENPNCSRICCQSAIKNAIHIKKLNPDTQVYILYRDIRTYGLLEDYYTEARKLGVIFSRFDPENPPQVTSLDNGVSVTFHDHILDRELTVDADMLALSTGMRAADTEELASIMKLGKNPENYFIEAHVKLRPVDLGTEGIFVCGTAHSPKLISESISQAYAAAARATTFLAQPHLTLSAVTARVDPDKCAACLICVRTCPYGVPRINEEGVSEIDDALCQGCGACAAECPAKAIELSWYEDQQLLTKVDALLEDIL comes from the coding sequence ATGACACAGCATTCGTCAAGCGAGCAATCCCCCCAACCCGTCGGATCTGTAATGGTGGTCGGCGGCGGCATCGCCGGCATGCAGTCCGCCATTGATCTGGCCAATTCCGGATATTACGTTTATCTGCTGGAAAAATCATCCGCCATCGGCGGCATGATGTCCCAGCTCGATAAGACATTTCCGACAAACGACTGTGCCATGTGAGTGATCTCGCCGAAACTGGTCGAGGTCGGCCGGCACTTAAACATTGAGCTTAAAACCGGAACGGAAATCATGGGACTGGAAGGCGAACCGGGCCATTTCAAGGCCCGAATCCGCCAGGAGCCCAGATATATCGACACATCAAAATGTACCTCCTGCGGGGAGTGCACCAAGGTCTGCCCCATTGAGGTTTCCAATGAATACGATCAGGGGCTGTCCACCCGCAAGGCCATTTACAAGAAATACGCCCAGGCCATTCCCGGGGCATATGCCATCAGCAAACGGGGCACTGCCCCGTGCAAGGCCACCTGCCCCGCCCATGTGAGCATTCAGGGCTATATCGCACTCATCAATGAAGAAAAATACGAGGAGGCGCTGAAACTCTTTAAGCAGGATCACCCGTTTCCCGGCATCTGCGGCCGGGTCTGCCATCACCCCTGCGAAGGCGTCTGCACCCGGAGCGACTATGATGAGCCGCTCGCCATCCGGGAGCTCCACCGCTTTCTGGCGGACTGGGAGAACAAGCAGGACAACCTTTACGTGCCGGAGATCCCTGAAGAGCGGACGGAAAAGATCGCGGTGATCGGTTCCGGCCCGGCCGGGCTTTCCGCCGCCTATTTTCTGCGGCGCCAGGGCTATTCGGTCACGGTTTTTGAAAAACTGCCCACCGCGGGCGGCATGATGGCCGTGGGTATTCCGGAATACCGTCTGCCAGGGGATATCCTGGCAAACGAGATCAAAGTGATCGAGGACATGGGGGTTGCCATTCAAACCGGGGTTTCCTTTGGTGAGGACATCACCCTTGACAGCCTGAAGGCGGATGGGTATTCCGCCGTATTCCTGGGCATCGGCCTGCACGGCGGCCGGAGCTTAGGCATTGAAAACGAGGATGCCGAAGGGGTCCTGCAGGGGGTTGATTTTCTGCGCGATGCGGCTATGGGCAAAGAAACGCCCCTCGGAAACGACGTCCTGGTGATCGGCGGCGGTAACGTGGCCATTGACGTGGCGCTTACCGCCAAACGAAAGGGCGCGGAGAACGTCAAGATGGTCTGCCTGGAGCGCCGTGAGGAGATGCCGGCCTGGGAGCATGAAATTGAGGACGCCCTGGAAGGTGAAATCGAGATTGTCAACAGTTTCGGGCCCAAATCCTTTTTTATTGACAAGAATAACCGGTTTTCCGGCATTGAATTTAAAACCTGCACAGCCGTGTTTGACGAAAACGACCGGTTTTCACCCCAATATGACGAGGATGCCTGCCAGTCCTTTTTCGGGGATACGGTGATCATCGCCATCGGGCAGAAAGCGGAACTCTCCGGCATTACCGAGCAAAACATCCCCCTTTCAAAACCCGGCGGCTTAGAAGCCGATCCGGTGACCCTTCAAACGCCCATTGAATGGGTATTTGCCGGCGGGGATGCGTTCTACGGGCCCAAGTCCGTTGTTGACGCCGTAGCCTGCGGCCGGGAGGCGGCTGAGAGCATTCACCGCTACATCAACGGCCTGGACCTTCACGAGAACCGGGAGAAAGACTGGACCTACGAGAAGCCGGATGTGATCGGCGAACCCCATAAGCCGCGCGTGCCGGTCCGCTGCCTGGACCCGGAAGCCCGGGAGTGCAATTTCCTGGAAGTCTCCTTCGGCTACGATGCGTCCGAGGCGCAAACCGAGGCTGACCGGTGCCTGAAATGCGGCATCTGCTCGGAGTGCTACCAGTGCGTGGATGCCTGCCTGGCCGAGGCCATTGATCACAGCCAGACGGTTCTGGAAGAAGATCTGGACGTGGGATCTGTGATACTGTGCCCGGGAAACGATGTGTTTGATCCCTCTGCCCTTGAGGATATCTACCACTACCAGAGCAGTCCCAATGTTGTCACCAGCCTTGAATTCGAGCGGTTCCTGAGCGCTTCGGGACCCACCATGGGCCATCTGGTCAGGCCTTCGGACCACACGGAGCCCAAGCGCATCGCGTGGCTCCAGTGTATCGGCTCACGCGACACCAACCGCTGCGGCAACGGCTACTGCTCATCGGTCTGCTGCATGTATGCGGTTAAAGAATCCATGATCGCCAAGGAACATTCCAAGGCGGAACTGGATGCGGTGATCTTTAATATGGATATCCGGACCTTTGGCAAGGATTATGAAAAATACTACCTAAGGGCCAAGGATGAGGCGGGCGTGCGGTTTGAAAAGGCACGGGTCCATACCATTGATGAAATCGGGGATTCGGGTAATCTGAGGCTCCGATATGCCAGGGAAAACGGGGAACTGGCGGAAGAAGAATTCGATATGGTGGTGCTCTCCGTCGGGCTCCAGGTTTCCGAATCCACTATTGAAAATGCGCGGCGCTTAGGCGTTGAACTGGATCGGTACAATTTTGCGGTGACCTCCCCGTTTGAGCCGGTCTCCACCAGCCGGCCGGGCGTGTTCGCCTGCGGGGTTTTTCAGGGGCCCAAGGACATCCCGAGCTCGGTGACCGAGGCCAGTGCGGCGGCCTGTGCGGCGGGCAGAAACCTTGCCGAGGGACGGTTTTCAAAAACCAAAACGGTTGAAATACCTGAAGAAATTGACGTTTCCGGCGAGGCGCCGCGCATCGGGGTCTTCGTCTGCGACTGCGGCATCAACATTGCCGGCGTGGTGGATGTGCCGGCCGTTCGGGAATATGCGGAAAGCCTGCCCAATGTGGTCTATGCCGGGGAGAACCTTTTTACCTGCAGCCAGGATGCCCAGGATCAGATGAAGGAGACCCTCAAGGAATATAATATCAACCGCGTGGTGGTCTCCTCCTGCACACCGAAGACCCATGAGCCGATTTTCATGGACACGTTGGAAAAATGCGGCATCAACAAGTATCTCTTTGAAATGGCCAACATCCGGAACCAGGACTCTTGGGTCCATGCGAATGACCCGGAAAAAGCCACCCAAAAGGCCAAGGAACTGGTACGCATGTCCGTCGCCCGGGCCGCATCACTAATGCCCCTCAAGGAGCGGCAGATCCCGGTGACCCGCCGGGGTATGGTGATCGGCGGCGGGGTCGCCGGCATGAATGCCGCCTTAGGCATTGCGGACCAGGGCTATGAGGTGGTGCTGGTGGAAAAAGAGGCGGAACTGGGCGGACTTGCCAACCGGCTGACCCAAACCATCGAAGGCGCGGACATCCCGGCCTATATTGCGGATTTAAGCCAGCGGGTCAAAAATCATCAAAATATCCAGGTGCTCACCAACTCCCTGATCGTCGATTTCTCAGGCTTCAAGGGCAACTTTAAGACAGAAGTTCTGGTGGGGCCGGGTATGTATGAGCGAAAAATCGACCACGGCGCTCTGATCCTGGCCACCGGCGCAGACGAATATCAGCCCGGGGAATACCTTTACGGTGAGAACCCGCATGTGCTGACCCAGATTGAGCTGGGGGCAAAGCTTGAGGAAGAGGGGGCCGCCGATAACCTCGATCAGGTGGTGATGATCCAGTGCGTGGGCTCAAGAAACGAGGAAAACCCCAACTGCTCGCGCATCTGCTGCCAGAGTGCGATTAAAAACGCCATTCATATCAAAAAATTAAATCCCGATACCCAGGTCTACATCCTTTACCGGGATATCCGGACCTACGGGCTGCTGGAAGATTATTATACCGAGGCCAGAAAACTGGGGGTGATCTTCTCCCGGTTCGACCCGGAAAATCCGCCCCAGGTGACATCCCTGGATAATGGCGTATCGGTGACTTTCCATGACCATATCCTGGACCGGGAGCTTACCGTGGATGCCGATATGCTGGCCCTGAGCACCGGCATGCGGGCGGCGGACACGGAAGAACTCGCCTCGATCATGAAGCTTGGCAAAAACCCGGAGAACTATTTTATTGAGGCCCATGTCAAGCTAAGACCTGTGGACCTGGGGACCGAAGGCATTTTCGTCTGCGGCACGGCCCACAGCCCCAAACTGATTTCCGAATCCATTTCCCAGGCATATGCCGCCGCCGCCCGGGCCACCACCTTCCTCGCCCAGCCGCACTTGACACTGTCCGCGGTCACGGCCAGGGTGGATCCGGATAAATGCGCGGCCTGCCTGATATGCGTGCGTACCTGCCCCTACGGGGTACCGCGCATCAATGAGGAAGGCGTCAGCGAAATTGACGACGCCCTTTGCCAGGGCTGCGGCGCCTGCGCTGCGGAATGCCCGGCCAAAGCCATTGAGCTCTCCTGGTACGAAGACCAGCAGCTCCTTACCAAAGTTGATGCATTACTGGAGGATATCCTATGA
- a CDS encoding methylenetetrahydrofolate reductase, translating to MSDTARSKLQRILSQGHLAVTSECGPPRGSDPEAIKKKAEMIKDHVDAVNITDNQTSVTRLCSLAACIHLKLMGVEPVLQMVTRDRNRISIQSDILGAASFDIPNMLCLSGDHQSFGDSAQGQNVHDLDSMQLLQTVRQMRDEGKFLGGAEIKRPPNMFVGAAANPFADPFEIRVPRLAKKVAAGAEFIQTQCIYNLDKFEKWMKGVVDRGLHEKVYILAGVTPFKSAGMAKFMKNRVPGMDVPDDVVKRMADTPKEKQAEEGINICIESIERLKGVEGVRGFHIMAIEWEEKVPEIVERAGLHPRPQID from the coding sequence ATGAGCGATACAGCGCGGAGCAAACTACAGCGGATCCTATCACAAGGCCATCTGGCCGTCACCTCGGAATGCGGACCGCCCCGCGGCAGTGATCCGGAAGCCATCAAAAAAAAGGCGGAAATGATTAAGGACCACGTGGACGCGGTCAATATAACGGACAACCAGACTTCTGTCACCCGGCTCTGCAGCCTGGCGGCCTGCATCCATTTGAAACTTATGGGCGTTGAGCCGGTGCTGCAGATGGTCACCCGGGACCGAAACCGGATCTCGATACAAAGCGATATTTTAGGGGCGGCTTCTTTTGATATCCCGAATATGCTCTGCCTGTCCGGCGACCACCAGAGCTTCGGTGACAGCGCCCAGGGCCAGAATGTCCATGACCTGGACTCCATGCAGTTACTCCAGACGGTCCGCCAAATGCGCGACGAGGGAAAATTTCTGGGCGGCGCCGAGATTAAGCGGCCGCCGAACATGTTTGTCGGAGCGGCGGCCAACCCGTTTGCCGATCCCTTTGAAATCCGGGTGCCGCGGCTGGCAAAAAAAGTTGCGGCCGGGGCGGAATTTATTCAGACCCAGTGCATCTACAATCTGGATAAGTTCGAAAAATGGATGAAGGGTGTGGTCGACCGGGGGCTTCATGAAAAAGTGTATATTCTGGCCGGTGTGACCCCGTTTAAATCCGCAGGCATGGCCAAGTTCATGAAAAACCGGGTGCCGGGCATGGATGTGCCCGATGATGTGGTCAAACGCATGGCCGATACCCCCAAGGAGAAGCAGGCTGAAGAAGGCATTAACATCTGCATCGAGAGCATTGAGCGTTTAAAAGGCGTTGAAGGGGTCCGCGGCTTTCATATTATGGCCATTGAGTGGGAGGAGAAGGTGCCGGAAATCGTTGAGCGCGCCGGATTGCACCCCCGACCACAAATTGATTGA
- a CDS encoding methylenetetrahydrofolate reductase C-terminal domain-containing protein, with protein sequence MIVADKKPIEEIIEQIKDCGKTLILGCNECVTVCEAGGKKEVGVLASALRMYFLNQGQEVKIDEITLERQCDHEYLEEIRDAADQYDAIVSLACGVGVQFMAEKYHSQRIYPGVNTCFLGATEQRGLWTERCQACGTCILAYTAGICPISRCAKRLLNGPCGGSSDGKCEINKELDCAWQLIIDRLKALGRLEDYEKLFEIKDWSTDRAGGPRKVVREDVQI encoded by the coding sequence ATGATTGTCGCGGATAAAAAACCGATTGAAGAAATTATTGAACAAATCAAGGACTGCGGAAAAACCTTGATCCTGGGCTGCAATGAGTGCGTTACGGTCTGTGAGGCCGGCGGCAAAAAAGAGGTCGGGGTTCTGGCCTCCGCCCTGCGTATGTATTTCCTAAACCAGGGCCAAGAGGTAAAAATTGATGAAATCACGCTGGAGCGGCAGTGCGACCATGAATACCTGGAAGAAATCCGGGATGCGGCGGATCAATATGACGCCATTGTTTCTCTGGCTTGCGGGGTCGGGGTTCAGTTTATGGCCGAAAAATATCATTCCCAGCGCATCTACCCCGGCGTCAATACTTGTTTTCTTGGCGCTACCGAACAGCGGGGCCTCTGGACCGAGCGCTGCCAGGCCTGCGGCACCTGCATTCTGGCCTATACCGCAGGGATTTGCCCGATTTCCCGCTGCGCCAAACGGCTTTTAAACGGCCCCTGCGGCGGCTCCTCAGACGGCAAATGCGAAATCAATAAAGAACTGGACTGTGCCTGGCAGCTGATCATTGATCGATTGAAGGCGTTGGGCAGACTTGAAGATTATGAAAAACTTTTTGAAATAAAGGACTGGTCGACAGACAGGGCCGGCGGGCCCCGCAAAGTGGTCAGGGAGGATGTACAAATATGA